The DNA segment TGCGGAGTCGCTCGGCAAGGGCGTCGAGGCCGTGGACGAAGAGGCGCTGAAGCGGGAGTCGAAGGCGGGCTTCCTGGAGCTGTGGTCGACGGGCGTGGCGGAGGTGCTGCACCGCCCCATGTTCGGGCGGCCGCAGGTGCGGCTCACCTCGGACGGCGTCCAGTTCGTCGTGCCGTTCCTGGGGGGCACCACGGCCTTCTGGAAGGCGACCGCCCCCGTCATCCACCTGGGCATCGCGGAGCTCGACAAGAATCCCAGGTCCTCCATCCTCGCCGACCCGCCCCGGGTGGTGCGTAAGCTGCTCTTCACGGAAGAGAAAGCGAAGAACCAGGTCCTGACGGTTCTCGCGAAGGCGAAGAAGGACGCGCCCCTGAAGGGCGAGCGCGTCGACGTTCCGGACTCGGAGGAGCTGCGCTACGACATGCAGCCCGACGCCCTGCTGGAGACACAGCCCAGGGCGGATGACGCGTTCATGCTGACGGTCATCTTCCGGACCCAGGCGCTGCCCTCCGGCAAGGGCTTCAAGCTGGAGGTCTCCAGCGCCAGCGCGCCCGTGGACGCGAAGACGCAGCGCCCCCCGCCGCTGACGCTCCAGAAGAAGAGCCTCGTGTACAAGACCTCCATCAAGGACGGCGTGGCCCTGACGGACGCAGAGGGCGTCATCCGCGCGGAGCTGAACCTGGCCGACGTCAAGGTCGCGCTCAAGGGAGAGCAGCGGTTCACGGTGTGGGTGGTCCCGGTGGCGAAGGCGGACAAGTCCCTGGCCCGCGACGCCACGCTGGAGCTTCCCGCCCCCCTCCATCCACCGAGCATGGAGGAAGACGCGCTGATGAACGAGCCCTTCCAGGGAATGTGGCCCGAGCTTCAGAACATCCCCTGGAAGGGTGAAGGCGGTTACCTCTGATGACATCCGAGCGCCTGGAGTTGAAGCTCGAGCCGGGGGTGGAGGGCGTCATCCACCTGATGGCGGTGGCCCCCACCACCCTGCAGCTCTCGCTCGCGAGCTACGAGCTGAAGGGGCGCAAGTACCGGCTCCAGCTCAAGGGCACCCACAAGAACCTGCCGGCGGACACGAAGTGCCGCGTGTTCATCCTGGCCGGCCCCGCGGCCGCGAAGGAGGACAAGCTGAATCAGGCGGTCCTGGACGGAGTCCCCCTCCAGGGCACCGAGAAGGGCTGCAGCCTCGACGTGGAGTTCGACCTCTACGAGTGCGGGCTCTTCGGCAAGGGGCAGGTCCGGCTCGGCGTCCTCCCGGACTTCCCCTTCGCCGCCCGCTGCACCGTCAACGGCGTGGTGCCCTATGAGCACCCATTGGACGTCCCGGACACCCACCACGACAAGGGCGTCCTGCTGGGAAGGAAGCTCGAGCTCACGCCCAGGCGCGGCGACAAGGTGGCCAACGCGACGCTCCGGCTGTCCGCCTTCCCGGGCGGCGCCCTCCAGGCAGGCCTCACGAACGAGGCCCTGGCCTTCTCCATCTTCGAGTGGCCCGCCGGTGACACCTCGACGAAGGAGTGGCGCGTGGGCTGCGCGGCGGAGAGCGACGGCTCGCCCCTGCTGACCTGGCTCAGCACGTCCCAGGCGGAGTGCGCCTACGACCTGCGGCTCGAGGTCATCCCGGAGAGTGACGGGGACGAGGTGGCCTACGTCGTCTGGGAGAAGGCGCAGGCCATCAAGTTCCCCAAGCCCAGGCTGGCGGGCTTCAAGCTGGGCTTTGGCCGGGCCACGGCGAAGGTGGAGAACGTCGACCCCGACTTCGCGCTGCCGCTGGAGCTGACCCTGTGGAGCCACGCGCACCATGACCGGGACGCGGTGGTCCGCTCGTTGGTGATGAACCCGCTCACGCGGCCCGCGGAGGCCGTCGCGTCGGCCGCCGAGTACTTCTCACAGCTCTTCACCCCGGGGCCGGTGCCGGACAACTACTTCGCCCTGCTGCGCATCCCCCGGACGCTGACGGGCACCGAGGCGTACGTCCCCGTCAGCGCGGTGATGGACTATGACGAGGCGGCGTTCCTGCCCTTCGACGACGACCAGCTCTGGCTCGAACCACCCCCGAAGAAGAAGCAGGACAAGGCGAAGAAGGGCGCCAAGGAGCTGGCCACCGCGGTGGCGTCCCAGGAGCTGGCGGACCAGAAGGTCCGTCCGACGCGAACGCCCCACTTCGGCCGCGTCACCGCCGGCGTGCGCGACGGCAACCTGCTGGTGGCCATCAAGCTGGTGGGCGACACCCAGTACTGGAAGGACGCGAAGCCCGCCTACTCCCTGCGCGACGCGGCCACGAACGCGGAGCTCGTCTCCCTCAGCCCCAAGGCGTCGGACCAGAACCCGCACCTGCACGAGGCGCTCATCGCCCTGAACGACAAGCGCATCTTCGGCAAGCAGGTGAGTGTCCACGGTGCCGTCACCGTGCCGGACGCCCTGCTGTGGAAGGAGCTGTGCGCCGCGCCGCCCGCCTTCTCCATCCCACACGATTGCGTCCCCCGGCTGGGCGAGCTCGAGCGGGAGACCGTGGAGCTCACTGATGCCACGTCCCACCTGCTGGTGCGGTGCCGCGCCAACCACATCCCCAACGGGCAGAACGGCGCCACGCTGGGCTTCCGCCTCTACGAAATCTTCGCGGACTTCCCGGAGCCGGTGCTGCTGCGGCGCGTGCGCTTCCAATACGACCTGGCCAAGGGCGCGGGGGGACAGTGCGACTCCCGGGGCCGGCTGGTGGCGCGCATCACGGACCCGGAGCTGGTGGAGCGGCTGGGGACCCACGGCAGATACCGGCTCGAAGCGTGCGTGCTGAACAAGGAGCAGACGGTGCTGACCGTGGAGGTCAAGCCCATCACCGTGGAGTTCGGTGGCACGCCGCGAGAGACGGCGGGCACCATCTTCTACGGACAGCTGGTCCCGGATGAGTTCCGGAAGAAGGTCCTCCTCATCTGCGCCGACCTGGAGATGAACCCGGACTACCTCATGGCCTGCATGGCCTTCGAGACGGGGGAGACCTTCAAGGCGAACAAGCAGAACAGCGCGGGCCGCCAGGCGTATGGGCTCATCCAGTTCACGAAGATTGCCGCGAAGGACCTAGGCAAGACGCTGTCGGAGCTGAAGGCGATGAGCGAGCTCGAGCAGCTCGACTACGTCCACGAGTACATGGCCCGCGCCAAGAAGCGGAACAGGGGGCCCCTCAAGACACTCAGCGACGTCTACATGGCCATCCTCTGTCCCGCGGCCATGGGCAAGCCCGAGACGTACGTCTGCTACGCGGGCGGCACGGAGGCGTACAAGGCGAACGACGGGCTGGACAAGGAGAAGAAGGGCTACATCACCAAGGCGGACGCTACGGCCAAGGTGCAGGCGCATTACGAGGTTGGCAAGGGCCTGCGGAAATGAGCGCGAGCCCGCCGTGGAAGAGGGGGAAGTCGATGCGTTGTGACTGGCGGGCCGTCGTGGCGGCCCTGTCGCTGGCGGCCTGTACACAGTCCCGAGAGGCACCGTCCCCGCAGCCCGCTGCCGGGGCCCAGGCTCCGGCAGCGCCCGCGGTGAAGGGCCCGGTCCGCTACGTGCTCGTGTCCGGGATGAAGCTCCGGAAGGAGCTGCCCTCCGACAGCGAGGTGCTGATGGAGCTTCCCCAGGGCACGGCCTGCACGCTGCTCAAGGAGCCGGAGCAGTTCGCCCTCGCGCTCCACGTCAGCTGCCTGGGAAAGGAGGGCTACATCCCCACGAAGGGGGTCGGCCCCGACAAGCCGAGCGTGGAAGAGGCGCTCGCCGCGGCGGAGAAGCCGGACCTGCGGCCCGTGGAGCGGCTGGACCACGCCCTGCGCGCCATCGGCATGGCACCGGAGAACGCGGCCGCCCTGTCCGCGGTCAAGAAGCACTACCTCGCGCTCCAGTTCGACCGGTTGTCGAAGCGCGACAGCGGTGACGAGCTGGACTGGCGCCCGGCGGAGTGCGCGGACCCGGCGAAGCAGGACGCCTGCCTCGCCGAGGCGGCGCTGCCCGGGCCTCCGTTCACCGCCCGGACACTGGAGCGCCGGGGGCAGGACTTCCTCGCCATCGGGGCCCGGAAGGACTTCCTCTCCGTCGTGCTCGGGACGTGGAAGGAAGCCGCCTCCGGCTTCGAGTACGCCGTCCACGACCAGGAGTTCGAGAGCCTGGACGTACCCGTCATCCGGCGCGCCTTGGGACTGCCGCCCCCGGAAGGGGCCTCGAAGCCGCGCTGGGCCGTGGGCCGGGGGGAGCGCAACAGCTTCTCGCGCCAGCTCAAGGGCTCGCGGCTGGAGGCCGTGGAGGGCGACAGCCGCCTGGTCGCCATCGACCTGGAAGAGAACCTCCCGCCCGGCCGCGATGGGAAGCGGGCCGACCTGCAGCCCTTCGAGGCGCTGGAGGTTCTGCTCGTCGACGACTTCAACCAGGACGGCCGCGACGACGCGCTGGTGCAGGTCTACACGGTGGGGAACTGCTGCGAGCCCTGCTACCTCTTCGCCACCGTCGCCGCCAACGGCAAGCCGCTGGTGACCAACTCCTACTGCTCCGGCATGGGCCCGCCGAGGGTGGGCACGTCGGACGGGAAGGTGACGTTCACCCTCGATGACGAGGAGGGGCAGAAGACCTTCGTGCTGAGCGGCAACAAGGCCCGGCTCCACGAGGAGCGCGAGACGCCCCTGCTGGACGTCTCGTTCGAGTTCACCGCCGAGCAGCTCTGGAAGCTGGCGAAGGAGCGGGAGACGAGCCCCGGCGAGACGGTGGAGACGCTGGCCTACGACCTGAGCGGGGACGGCCAGGACGAGCGCATCGAGTGCACGGGATGGGAGCGCTGGAGCGCGCTGTCGTGCAAGGTCTTCCTGGGAGGCAAGCAGGTCGGCGATGTGTCCGGCTGCAAGAGCCTGGGCGTCCTTCCGAGCATGACCCAGGGGATGCACGACCTGGCGTGTGACCGGCGCAAGACGTTCCGCTGGAACGGGAGCAGCTACCCATGAGCCTCCTGCGCTTCCGGCTCCGCGACGGGCACCGCGAGTACCTCATCCTCGAGGCGCATGAGCCCTTTCCCGAGGGTCATGAGGACGTCTCCGCCGGTCGTGGGTGGTGGCTGGAGCGCCACCTCCACCAGCTCTCGCGGGATGAGGGCAACCTGCGCACGCTGCGCAACGTCCTCTACGCGCATGGCCACCTGGCGTCGTTCGGCCCGCTGTCCACGGAGCAGGTCGCGCGGCAGGCCGCCGCGCTGTTCTCACTCGGGAGCCTGCGACTGGCGCGAGCCCCCCTGCCCCTTTCCACGCAGGCGCCCGCCTTCCCCGAGGCGCTGCTGGCCGTGGCCCCTCCCCCCACCCAGGAGGAGCCGCGCTGGCTGAAGGTGCAGGTCCTGGACGACGTCAGCGGCGCGCCCGTGGCCGGCCTCAAGCTGCGCATCCTGCTCTCCGACGACTCGGAGAAGCAGGCCACCACCGACTCCGACGGCCTCATCGAGCTGAAGGGCATTCCCCCGGGCCATGCCACCGTGAGCTCGGACCTGGAAGGCGCGACGCTGGCGGAGACGCTGGCCCTGGTGAAGGTGGAGGGCCTGCCGCCGCCGCGCGACGAGGAGGCGGAGGCGGGCGACGCGGGTTCGAAGCCGCGCTTCCTCGCGCGCCTCATCGAGCACCGCGTCCGGGACGGAGAGACGCTGGAGAGCGTGGCCGAGCGGTACGAGACGACCGTGGACGCACTGGGGCAGTTCAACTGGAGCACCACCGAGCCGGCGCAGATTCAGCGCCACCTCTACCTCGACGTGGGCTGCACGGTGCGCAAGGGCGGGAAGTTCGTGTTCACCCGCCGCGACTCGCCCGGCATCCTCTTCGTGCCGCAACCACTGTCGCTGCGCCGGCTGGCGGTGGAGCGCCACCACACCCTGCGCGTGAAGCAGGCCTACGAGCCCCGCGGCTACCTGTTCTCGGCCTGAGGTCGCGCCCCGTCACGCGTGCTGTGGCTGGGACTGCCGCGGCCGCACGTAGCGCTCAACGGTGCCCAGCAGTTGCTCCAGGTCCACCGGCTTCTTGAGGTAGCCGGCCACGCCCAGGGTGGCCACGTCGCGCGCGCTCACGCCCTGGCCGGAGATGACCACCACGGGGAGCGAGGCCAGCGAGGGGTCGGCGAGCTGCCGCTCGCGGAACTCCCAGCCACTGACGTCCGGCATCATCAGGTCCAGCAGGATGACGGCCGGGCGCGCGCCCCGCTGCAGGAGGTCCAGCGCCTCGCGGCCGCTGCGGGCCAGCATCACGCAATAGCCCTCCATCTCCAGCACGTCCTTGAAGGCGAGCAGGATGTCCGCGTCGTCATCGACGGCCATCACGCAGTTCCACACCGTCATGCTGGCACCCTCCCCGGAGGCCGTAAGGTGCGGCGGCGAGGAATCCTTCGCCAGTGTCCTGGCGGCCCAGCCCCCGGGGACGGCCGTGGGCCGGGCCGAGCCTGCCGCGCGCCCGCCAGCCAACAGGCTCCCGGGCTCCGGGGGCTCCGGGGCTCCGGGGACGGGGTGGCCCGAGCCCGGGTCCACCCGGGCAGCCAGGGCCCCGGACCACTGCTGGCCGGGGGGCATGGGAGCCCGGGGTGACACGGATTTGTGTCCCACCGCGTCCCCAACCATGCGAGAAGCCCCTCGCACACGGGAGGACGGCATGGCGGAGATGAGCTACCGGACGGCGCTGGTGACGGGGGCCTCGAGCGGCCTGGGCCGCGGGCTGGCGCTGTGGCTGGCCAAGCGGGGCCTGCGCGTGTTCGCCGCCGGACGGCGCCTTCCGCAGCTCCAGGCCCTGGCCGCCGAGGCCCAGGCGGCCGGCGCCACGGTGGAGCCGCTGGAGCTGGACGTCACCCAGGCCGACGCCACGATGGAGCGCATCCGCGAGCTCGACGGCGAGTGCGGCGGGCTGGACCTGGTGGTGGCCAACGCCGGCATCGGCGGCATCACCCACGGCAAGCGCCTCCAGTGGGAGCGCGTGCGCGCCATCATCGACACCAACGTCACCGGCGCCGCCGCCACGCTGAGCGCCGTGCTGCCGCAGATGGTGGAGCGGCGGCGCGGGCACGTGGTGGGCATCTCCAGCCTCGCGGCCTTCCGGGGGCTGGCGGGCCATGGCGCCTACTCCGCCTCCAAGGCCTTCCTGGCCACCTTCATGGAGAGCCTGCGCGTGGACCTGAGCGGCACCGGCGTGCGCGTCACCTGCGTCTACCCCGGCTTCGTGAAGAGCGAGATGACGGCGCAGAACGCCTTCCCCATGCCCTTCCTCATGGAGACGGACGCGGCCGTGGACCTGATGGGCCGGGGCATCCTCCGGGGGGAGACGGAGCTGTCCTTCCCCTGGCAGCTCGCCCTCCCCACGCGCCTGGTGAAGGTGCTGCCCAACTCCCTCTTCGACGCGGCCGCGCGCCGGCTGCGCTGACTTCCCCTCGCCCCTGGAGGTAGACCGGTGACGTCCCCCCAGTCCTTCGCGCAGCGATTCACCCTCCTGGCCGAGCAGCGCTCCCCGTTCTGCCTCGGCATCGACCCCTCGAAAGATTTGCTCACCCGCTGGGGGCTGCCCGACACGGCCCGGGGGCTCGCGGACTT comes from the Pyxidicoccus xibeiensis genome and includes:
- a CDS encoding LysM peptidoglycan-binding domain-containing protein, with translation MSLLRFRLRDGHREYLILEAHEPFPEGHEDVSAGRGWWLERHLHQLSRDEGNLRTLRNVLYAHGHLASFGPLSTEQVARQAAALFSLGSLRLARAPLPLSTQAPAFPEALLAVAPPPTQEEPRWLKVQVLDDVSGAPVAGLKLRILLSDDSEKQATTDSDGLIELKGIPPGHATVSSDLEGATLAETLALVKVEGLPPPRDEEAEAGDAGSKPRFLARLIEHRVRDGETLESVAERYETTVDALGQFNWSTTEPAQIQRHLYLDVGCTVRKGGKFVFTRRDSPGILFVPQPLSLRRLAVERHHTLRVKQAYEPRGYLFSA
- a CDS encoding response regulator; this translates as MTVWNCVMAVDDDADILLAFKDVLEMEGYCVMLARSGREALDLLQRGARPAVILLDLMMPDVSGWEFRERQLADPSLASLPVVVISGQGVSARDVATLGVAGYLKKPVDLEQLLGTVERYVRPRQSQPQHA
- a CDS encoding SDR family NAD(P)-dependent oxidoreductase: MAEMSYRTALVTGASSGLGRGLALWLAKRGLRVFAAGRRLPQLQALAAEAQAAGATVEPLELDVTQADATMERIRELDGECGGLDLVVANAGIGGITHGKRLQWERVRAIIDTNVTGAAATLSAVLPQMVERRRGHVVGISSLAAFRGLAGHGAYSASKAFLATFMESLRVDLSGTGVRVTCVYPGFVKSEMTAQNAFPMPFLMETDAAVDLMGRGILRGETELSFPWQLALPTRLVKVLPNSLFDAAARRLR